From one Flavobacterium kingsejongi genomic stretch:
- the istB gene encoding IS21-like element helper ATPase IstB, whose product MNESTVTKMKQMKLYGMFNAFKTAIESGKTDHYTLDQFVSMIIDAEWDERYNRRIERSITNAKFHYKSNIESINFDVSRNLDRNMVLRLAECEFIEKNENILITGSTGVGKSYLGTALGYQACIQGFKVSYFNTLKLFARLKMAKADGTYLRELTKIQRQDVIILDDFGLQALDSHNRITLLEIIEDRHNNGSIIVTSQIPVQGWYDIIGEKTIADAILDRLIHQSHRLELHGESMRKKRGINKE is encoded by the coding sequence ATGAATGAATCCACAGTAACCAAAATGAAACAAATGAAGCTTTATGGCATGTTTAATGCTTTTAAAACAGCCATTGAAAGCGGGAAAACAGATCATTATACCCTTGACCAGTTTGTATCGATGATTATTGATGCAGAATGGGATGAAAGGTACAATCGTCGTATTGAACGAAGTATCACTAATGCCAAATTCCATTACAAATCAAATATTGAAAGTATCAATTTTGATGTATCACGTAACCTGGACCGAAACATGGTACTGCGTCTGGCAGAATGCGAATTTATAGAGAAAAACGAAAACATTTTAATCACTGGAAGCACCGGTGTCGGTAAAAGTTATTTAGGTACTGCATTAGGTTATCAAGCCTGTATACAGGGTTTTAAGGTAAGTTATTTTAATACCTTAAAATTGTTCGCTAGACTAAAAATGGCTAAAGCAGATGGTACTTATCTACGGGAACTTACCAAAATACAAAGACAGGATGTTATAATACTTGATGATTTTGGACTCCAGGCACTTGACAGCCATAACCGAATTACTCTTTTAGAGATCATAGAGGACAGGCATAATAACGGCTCTATAATCGTGACATCACAAATACCAGTTCAAGGCTGGTATGATATAATTGGAGAAAAAACGATAGCCGATGCAATATTAGACAGACTTATACACCAATCTCATAGGCTTGAATTACATGGAGAATCCATGAGAAAGAAAAGAGGAATAAACAAAGAGTGA
- a CDS encoding DUF3164 family protein, translating into MNTQTENEAFETFLKSASRPESFKTNPNYPNDTLLEERLSQIHKSDVDNFNETQKAKVLQLSDDELKAELNRRESAKVSARESYKDLVQDTLPKALLNLTALSQLLSEAKRDIFKYFENILELKSQVFGIKEKQQTHTFSTEIGEITIGYRVTDGWDDTASAGIEKVSKFINSLSKNAETAALVDMVFNLLKKDAKGNLKGSRVLELQKLETKFNNAEFSDGVKIIAAAYKPVRSCWFIEAYTILDDGKKVNIPLAMSSADFPAGYEFQFNKS; encoded by the coding sequence ATGAACACACAAACAGAAAATGAAGCGTTTGAAACTTTTTTAAAGTCAGCTTCACGCCCCGAATCCTTTAAAACAAATCCCAATTATCCAAATGATACGCTACTGGAAGAAAGGTTATCCCAGATTCACAAATCGGACGTCGACAACTTTAACGAAACCCAAAAAGCAAAAGTGTTACAGCTGTCCGATGATGAATTGAAAGCCGAATTAAATCGTCGTGAATCGGCAAAGGTATCGGCCAGGGAATCGTATAAAGATTTAGTTCAGGACACACTACCCAAAGCATTGTTAAACCTGACCGCTTTATCACAGCTTCTTTCCGAAGCTAAAAGGGATATTTTTAAATACTTCGAAAATATCCTGGAATTAAAAAGCCAGGTATTCGGAATAAAGGAAAAACAGCAAACCCACACCTTTAGCACAGAAATAGGCGAAATTACAATCGGGTACCGTGTAACAGATGGTTGGGACGACACCGCCAGCGCCGGGATTGAAAAGGTATCGAAGTTTATAAATTCTTTGTCAAAAAATGCCGAAACTGCCGCCCTGGTCGATATGGTATTTAACTTACTGAAAAAGGATGCAAAAGGGAATTTGAAAGGCTCCAGGGTGTTGGAGTTGCAAAAGCTGGAAACGAAGTTTAATAACGCTGAGTTTTCCGACGGTGTTAAGATCATCGCAGCCGCTTACAAGCCGGTACGGTCTTGCTGGTTCATTGAGGCCTACACTATCCTGGACGATGGCAAAAAGGTAAATATACCCCTGGCAATGTCCTCAGCTGATTTTCCCGCCGGTTATGAGTTTCAATTTAACAAATCATAA
- a CDS encoding DUF4407 domain-containing protein gives MLQQFFILCSGADKKLLEGCSDGEQTKFAGIGATVFFTAVMAFIAAAYALFTVFDSVYPAIAFGLVWGLLIFNLDRFIVSTIRKRDSFWSEFLQATPRIALAVIIAIVISKPLEIKIFQKEINTVLLKEKNAMALNNKKEVANYFKSDLDKNKASTDSLKSAIAKKEKEVNTLYETYIAEAEGTKGTFKLGKGPVFKEKIAKHNLALQELDTLRKNNLAKIADNEKKATALQADLDKKVTETQPIIDGFDGLMARINALDKLPRLPSLFIMLLFLAIETSPIIAKLLSPKGEYDFKQEDAEMAIKTNLQQNNYQRDLLRKTDAGIYDNVYAEIAEDRELHNYKKKKAIELLELQADSFSVKQKGVM, from the coding sequence ATGTTACAACAATTTTTCATCCTATGTTCAGGAGCTGACAAAAAGCTGCTGGAAGGCTGCTCCGACGGCGAGCAGACCAAATTCGCCGGTATTGGCGCCACTGTATTTTTTACTGCAGTCATGGCATTTATTGCAGCTGCCTATGCCCTCTTTACAGTATTTGACAGCGTATACCCCGCTATTGCATTTGGCCTCGTCTGGGGATTACTCATCTTTAACCTTGACCGGTTTATCGTATCCACCATTCGAAAAAGAGACAGTTTCTGGAGCGAATTCCTTCAGGCTACCCCCCGTATTGCCCTGGCGGTCATCATTGCTATCGTAATTTCAAAACCACTGGAGATTAAGATTTTCCAAAAAGAAATCAATACCGTTTTATTGAAAGAAAAGAATGCTATGGCACTGAACAATAAAAAAGAAGTGGCCAACTATTTCAAATCTGATCTCGATAAAAATAAAGCTTCCACCGACAGCCTAAAATCGGCTATTGCCAAAAAAGAAAAAGAAGTCAATACCCTGTATGAAACCTATATTGCGGAAGCAGAAGGAACCAAAGGCACATTCAAATTAGGGAAAGGGCCAGTTTTTAAAGAGAAGATTGCCAAGCACAACCTGGCCTTACAGGAACTGGATACCCTGCGTAAAAATAATCTGGCGAAGATTGCCGATAATGAAAAGAAAGCAACGGCCTTACAGGCAGACCTGGATAAAAAAGTAACCGAAACCCAGCCTATCATCGATGGATTCGACGGGCTAATGGCGCGAATCAATGCGTTGGACAAATTGCCACGACTCCCTTCACTTTTTATCATGCTCCTCTTTTTAGCTATTGAAACGTCTCCGATTATTGCCAAATTATTATCCCCAAAAGGAGAATATGACTTCAAACAGGAAGATGCCGAAATGGCCATCAAAACCAACTTACAGCAAAACAATTACCAACGCGACCTGCTGCGTAAAACGGATGCCGGAATCTATGATAACGTATATGCCGAGATTGCCGAAGACCGTGAACTCCATAATTATAAAAAGAAAAAAGCCATCGAACTGCTCGAATTGCAGGCTGACAGCTTTTCTGTGAAGCAAAAAGGAGTGATGTAA
- a CDS encoding kinase — protein MFEYYNNNILCVQAAWLIEEGILTKPNFDSLILRGQIKRLQRGGNGRVALIEYETIRSDIKEKIIALAGDPTERAKHIHFSDYLKTDQNAVDFFNNYTLDSNDPLPDKSIKEYIANAEVLNAIKTILESTMSKRKALGSKVKPWEKITTIVQELPRHTWPHSLPANERRLQDRYKIYNAEGYVSLIHKGFCNKNTEKLADVAKSWVLARWSDRVRKCASFAQLLRDYNEHATGLDWPTLKTELSLRNFLQDPKIEALWYGYRYGELKAKEKYTYQHSTKLPSMRDSLWYSDGTKLNYYYLENGKMKTCQVYEVFDTYSEVFVGYHISQTEDYEAQYFAFKMALQTAGHKPYEIKFDNQGGHGKLEASSFLSKISRITNKTQPYNGKSKTIENAFGRFQAEYLKRDWFFTGMNITTKKLESRANMEFILDNVKNLPSLDEVKQVYKQRREQWNAAPHPKTGVSRLEMYLNSQNPATPEVSIWDMVDMFWITREKPVTANAYGISFTEKKIKYDFMVMKNNMPDQEWLHKNIDKKFIVKFDPSDMTLIHLYEQTPLGLRRVAEAEPKTVIHRNAQEQEDWEAEFTRKVNAENKAIRINTRNEMDELLADHDRLAEDYGLRSPGLKGIESSRKQKAKIKQASKPQEENYGIGDYQKKISNAVFESDESDKMDYVSIY, from the coding sequence ATGTTCGAATACTATAACAACAACATTTTATGCGTACAGGCAGCCTGGCTGATAGAAGAAGGTATATTAACAAAGCCAAATTTTGATAGCCTAATACTAAGGGGGCAAATTAAAAGGCTGCAGCGCGGGGGAAATGGAAGGGTCGCACTGATAGAGTACGAAACGATCCGCTCCGATATAAAAGAAAAGATCATCGCCCTGGCTGGCGATCCAACGGAAAGAGCAAAGCACATACATTTTAGTGACTACCTTAAAACTGATCAAAACGCGGTCGACTTCTTTAACAACTATACGCTTGACAGTAACGACCCACTGCCTGACAAGAGTATAAAAGAGTATATCGCCAACGCCGAAGTACTAAATGCCATTAAAACGATTTTGGAATCGACAATGAGCAAACGAAAGGCATTAGGTTCGAAAGTGAAACCCTGGGAAAAGATCACAACAATTGTACAGGAATTACCTCGCCACACGTGGCCGCATTCTTTGCCAGCAAATGAAAGACGATTGCAGGATCGTTACAAGATTTACAACGCTGAGGGGTATGTGAGCCTGATACATAAAGGATTTTGCAACAAAAACACCGAAAAGCTGGCCGACGTGGCAAAAAGCTGGGTTTTAGCCCGCTGGAGTGATAGAGTAAGGAAATGCGCAAGTTTCGCACAATTACTGAGGGATTACAACGAACATGCTACCGGTTTAGACTGGCCGACGCTAAAAACGGAACTATCCCTGCGGAATTTTCTCCAAGACCCGAAAATAGAAGCCCTTTGGTATGGGTACCGATACGGGGAATTGAAAGCAAAAGAAAAGTACACCTATCAGCATTCAACCAAATTACCAAGTATGCGCGATTCTCTATGGTACTCAGATGGTACAAAGTTGAATTACTACTATTTGGAAAACGGAAAAATGAAAACGTGCCAGGTTTACGAGGTTTTCGACACTTACAGTGAGGTTTTTGTTGGTTACCACATTAGCCAAACAGAAGATTACGAAGCCCAGTATTTTGCCTTTAAAATGGCTTTACAAACGGCAGGCCACAAGCCATACGAAATCAAGTTTGACAACCAGGGCGGCCACGGTAAGTTAGAGGCATCAAGCTTTTTAAGTAAGATTTCAAGAATTACCAATAAAACGCAGCCTTACAACGGTAAGTCTAAAACAATTGAAAACGCGTTCGGAAGATTCCAGGCGGAATACTTGAAAAGAGACTGGTTTTTTACTGGGATGAATATTACCACCAAAAAGCTGGAATCGCGGGCAAATATGGAATTTATCCTGGACAATGTTAAAAACCTTCCATCCCTCGACGAGGTGAAACAAGTGTACAAACAACGCCGGGAACAATGGAACGCTGCGCCGCATCCAAAAACAGGGGTTTCACGATTAGAAATGTATTTAAACAGTCAGAACCCAGCCACGCCGGAAGTTTCCATTTGGGATATGGTAGATATGTTTTGGATCACCAGGGAAAAACCAGTTACAGCCAATGCCTACGGTATTTCGTTCACTGAGAAAAAGATTAAGTACGATTTCATGGTAATGAAAAATAACATGCCTGACCAAGAGTGGTTACACAAAAATATAGATAAAAAGTTCATTGTAAAGTTTGATCCGTCCGATATGACACTAATACACTTATACGAGCAAACGCCTTTAGGCCTTAGACGTGTAGCGGAGGCAGAACCGAAAACGGTCATACATCGAAATGCACAGGAGCAGGAAGACTGGGAAGCAGAATTTACAAGAAAAGTAAATGCCGAAAATAAAGCGATCAGAATTAACACCAGGAACGAAATGGACGAATTACTGGCAGATCATGACCGCCTGGCGGAAGATTACGGACTGCGTAGTCCAGGGCTTAAAGGGATAGAAAGTAGTAGAAAGCAGAAAGCAAAAATAAAACAGGCTTCAAAACCGCAAGAAGAAAATTACGGCATTGGAGATTATCAAAAGAAAATCAGCAATGCCGTTTTTGAAAGTGATGAATCCGATAAAATGGATTACGTATCAATTTATTAA
- a CDS encoding ATP-binding protein, giving the protein MEFTQKQQIVESLSNYIARHESQNKAAQSLKNVSAATISQMMNNNWDLITDDMFRNVAAQIGSSTEWVYVETTDYVKMTLCLEDAKKHSMAMGIIGAAGSGKSQTAKLFAAKNKNAYVLSCNEFWNRKTFLTELLTAMGYDSAGLTVGDMMAEVVRRLKAKDEPIVVLDEADKLPDQVLYFFITLFNALEDLCALVMCATDHLEKRIRRGRKLNKKGYTEIYSRLGRKFIELGGVTSTDVFKICSANGISDKSMVKAVVEDCENDLRRVKRKIHAFKRQMA; this is encoded by the coding sequence ATGGAATTTACACAGAAACAACAAATTGTAGAAAGCTTATCAAATTACATCGCCCGTCACGAAAGCCAAAACAAAGCCGCACAATCGCTTAAAAATGTAAGTGCTGCCACTATTTCCCAAATGATGAATAATAATTGGGATTTGATTACCGACGATATGTTTCGCAACGTCGCAGCACAAATCGGATCATCCACCGAATGGGTTTATGTTGAAACCACCGACTACGTTAAAATGACCCTCTGTTTAGAAGATGCGAAAAAACATAGCATGGCAATGGGTATCATCGGGGCAGCTGGTTCCGGAAAATCACAAACGGCAAAACTATTTGCTGCAAAGAATAAAAACGCTTACGTACTATCATGTAACGAGTTTTGGAACCGAAAAACATTTTTAACTGAATTGCTTACAGCGATGGGTTATGATTCCGCCGGGCTTACGGTTGGCGATATGATGGCGGAGGTTGTACGCCGGCTTAAAGCAAAGGACGAGCCAATCGTCGTTTTAGACGAGGCAGACAAACTACCCGATCAGGTGTTATACTTCTTTATTACCCTTTTTAATGCATTAGAAGACCTTTGCGCCCTTGTAATGTGCGCAACGGATCATTTAGAGAAAAGAATTAGAAGAGGGCGCAAATTGAATAAAAAGGGGTATACCGAGATATACAGCCGATTAGGCCGCAAGTTCATTGAGTTAGGCGGGGTTACTTCTACCGACGTATTTAAAATATGTAGTGCTAATGGGATAAGTGATAAGAGCATGGTTAAAGCTGTTGTTGAGGACTGCGAAAATGATTTAAGACGAGTTAAACGAAAAATACACGCTTTTAAAAGACAAATGGCATGA
- a CDS encoding toxin-antitoxin system YwqK family antitoxin: MNYLIPINRSAVFILILMALICTSCVTNRMENNERVGHWIEKRTEDGVRYESHGHYHKGEENRKWRYYENGRLVKKERYHGSRSTLTYYHPNGRKSKKGETKQNGLHWSYDGAWNNYDTSGKRTGIMTYKEGELIREQDAAGQDIPLTPLIEMTLPELPSK, translated from the coding sequence ATGAATTACCTGATCCCAATCAACCGCAGTGCTGTTTTTATCCTGATTTTAATGGCGCTTATATGCACTTCCTGTGTCACCAATCGCATGGAAAATAACGAACGGGTTGGGCATTGGATTGAGAAACGAACTGAAGATGGCGTACGGTATGAATCCCATGGTCATTACCACAAGGGAGAGGAGAATCGGAAATGGCGCTATTATGAAAATGGCAGGCTGGTCAAAAAAGAACGCTACCATGGTTCCAGGAGTACACTCACCTATTACCATCCCAACGGACGAAAAAGCAAAAAAGGGGAAACAAAACAAAATGGCCTGCATTGGTCCTACGACGGCGCCTGGAATAATTATGATACCAGTGGCAAACGTACCGGGATTATGACGTATAAAGAAGGAGAATTGATCCGGGAACAGGATGCTGCCGGGCAGGATATTCCCTTAACACCATTGATCGAAATGACATTGCCTGAACTACCTTCTAAATAA
- a CDS encoding CatB-related O-acetyltransferase: MNGPDKDLQFPLPHYDRMCFLKNTIKNPNIIVGDYTYYDDFENVANFERNVKYHFDFIGDQLIIGKFCMIASGVTFIMNGANHLTDALTTYPFAIFGNGWEDAMEGKSYPKRGNIVIGNDVWIGYNATIMAGVTIGDGAIIATNATVVKDVPPYTIVGGNPGIEIKKRFSEAQIQQLLELQWWNWSIEKITKNRKSLTGNQLDQLDLTD, translated from the coding sequence ATGAACGGACCCGATAAAGACCTGCAATTCCCACTTCCCCATTATGATCGAATGTGCTTTTTGAAAAATACCATCAAAAATCCTAACATCATCGTGGGAGATTATACCTATTATGATGATTTTGAAAATGTAGCAAACTTTGAACGCAATGTAAAATACCACTTCGACTTTATCGGCGATCAACTGATCATTGGTAAATTCTGTATGATTGCTTCCGGCGTCACCTTTATCATGAATGGCGCCAACCACCTGACGGACGCATTGACAACCTATCCTTTTGCTATTTTCGGAAACGGCTGGGAAGATGCAATGGAAGGAAAATCCTATCCCAAACGGGGCAATATTGTCATCGGAAACGATGTCTGGATTGGTTATAATGCTACAATAATGGCCGGAGTAACCATTGGAGATGGCGCAATAATTGCTACAAACGCTACTGTTGTCAAAGATGTTCCACCCTATACTATTGTAGGCGGGAATCCAGGAATCGAAATCAAAAAAAGATTTTCAGAAGCGCAAATTCAACAACTGCTGGAACTGCAATGGTGGAACTGGAGTATCGAGAAAATAACCAAAAATCGAAAATCCCTTACCGGAAACCAATTGGACCAATTGGATTTAACCGACTAA
- a CDS encoding M56 family metallopeptidase, with translation MTDFLLKSTLTLGLLLLLYSLVLEKEKMHRFNRFFLLVALVFSMGIPFITITQYTETVEAMPETNILPLSGDITIAANESNYALLAVGIIYALVTLLFTIRLIRNLYKFRQRIRKNSKIYYQGAILILLEEKILPHTFLQYIFINKQDYDNRDIEAVLYTHELTHAREHHTFDILFIEILKTVFWFNPLLLLYKKAIQLNHEFLADDKVIQSYDDIPYYQNLLLEKAARKQNYSLASTLTFSVTKKRLLMMTKNTPVTRRLFKQTIVLPLMAILVFFICSETVASQNSLQATPQENPVTLPPTSEVYYAETIFKIKNADGTLTTKKYGALTTAEKARLPKPPPPLVKKTPTAAQLKEWQDAAKFALWIDSQNTSTATLQKYKPEDIAFYSVSPVYKNARSKKFPQPFQLQLYTHKGFEKAFSNPADHYPKVLEWTLQPETKTKKVTEKAPANTPNKAIPEALKTTVRDHASREEVYTDNTLSQKPEFPGGIAQFYTFVQQNFKTPVVDKDITGRVIITFIVEKDGSLSHTEVIRDLGYGTGEEAMRLLSISPKWIPAQANGIPVRVSYSLPIMVNIKAKT, from the coding sequence ATGACAGACTTCCTACTCAAATCTACACTTACCCTGGGGCTATTGCTGTTGCTCTACTCCTTAGTATTGGAAAAAGAAAAAATGCACCGCTTTAATCGCTTTTTCCTGTTAGTTGCGCTTGTATTTTCAATGGGCATTCCATTTATTACTATAACGCAGTATACCGAAACCGTTGAGGCAATGCCCGAGACGAATATACTTCCACTATCAGGAGATATCACTATTGCAGCTAATGAATCCAATTATGCACTGCTTGCAGTGGGCATCATTTATGCATTAGTCACTTTATTGTTTACGATAAGGTTAATCCGTAATTTGTATAAATTTCGACAGAGAATCAGGAAAAACTCAAAAATCTATTACCAGGGAGCCATACTCATTTTACTGGAAGAGAAAATACTGCCTCATACGTTCCTGCAGTATATCTTTATCAACAAACAGGATTATGACAACCGCGATATCGAAGCTGTATTGTATACACATGAACTCACCCATGCCCGGGAACATCACACCTTTGATATTTTGTTTATCGAAATCTTAAAAACTGTTTTTTGGTTCAACCCATTACTCCTGTTGTACAAAAAAGCAATACAACTCAACCATGAATTCCTGGCCGATGATAAGGTGATACAATCGTACGATGACATTCCATACTATCAAAATCTGTTGCTCGAAAAAGCAGCACGGAAACAAAATTATAGCCTCGCCAGTACCCTTACTTTCTCCGTAACTAAAAAAAGACTGCTCATGATGACTAAAAATACCCCGGTGACCCGTCGCCTCTTCAAACAAACGATCGTATTGCCTTTGATGGCTATACTCGTGTTTTTCATCTGTAGCGAAACTGTAGCAAGTCAAAACAGCCTACAGGCAACACCTCAGGAAAACCCGGTTACACTTCCACCGACCAGTGAAGTATATTATGCAGAAACGATCTTTAAAATTAAAAATGCAGACGGTACACTTACAACCAAAAAATATGGGGCGTTAACAACAGCCGAAAAAGCCAGGCTCCCAAAACCACCGCCGCCATTGGTCAAAAAAACTCCTACTGCTGCACAACTTAAGGAATGGCAGGATGCTGCGAAATTTGCCTTATGGATCGATAGTCAAAATACCAGTACCGCAACACTCCAAAAATACAAACCTGAAGACATTGCATTTTATAGCGTAAGCCCGGTGTATAAAAATGCAAGAAGCAAAAAGTTCCCCCAACCCTTTCAGTTGCAACTCTACACTCATAAAGGATTTGAAAAAGCCTTTAGCAATCCGGCAGACCACTATCCAAAAGTCCTTGAATGGACTTTACAACCGGAAACCAAAACAAAAAAAGTAACGGAAAAGGCGCCGGCCAATACTCCGAATAAAGCAATTCCGGAAGCACTCAAAACTACAGTTCGGGATCATGCTTCAAGAGAGGAAGTATATACCGATAATACATTATCCCAGAAACCGGAATTTCCGGGTGGCATTGCACAATTCTATACGTTTGTCCAGCAAAATTTCAAAACACCGGTCGTCGACAAAGACATTACCGGTCGGGTGATCATTACTTTTATAGTCGAAAAAGACGGCAGCCTCTCGCATACGGAAGTCATCCGGGATCTTGGGTATGGAACCGGGGAAGAAGCTATGCGACTGCTCTCTATTTCACCAAAATGGATCCCTGCACAAGCTAATGGAATTCCGGTACGAGTGAGCTACAGCCTGCCAATCATGGTGAACATCAAAGCAAAAACATAG
- a CDS encoding ATP-binding protein — protein MSTRLKRAVSVDEIKKMVFKVLQLNAFWQKILGLPEASGVWIIWGKSGSGKSRFNMILAKMLTEFEKVAYNSLEEGARLSLQKNINDCKMIEVKEKFVILAREPIPELKERLRKKRRPGIVFIDSLQYTGLTKKEYLSLKEEFTDVLFIFISHANGTEPKGSVAEFIRYDADIKIRVEGFKAFPISRYGGGEPFVIWPEAAAEYWNDLTN, from the coding sequence ATGAGTACAAGATTAAAGCGCGCGGTTTCAGTAGATGAAATAAAAAAGATGGTTTTTAAGGTGTTGCAACTGAATGCTTTTTGGCAAAAAATATTAGGGTTGCCGGAAGCGTCGGGCGTTTGGATAATATGGGGCAAATCAGGTTCGGGGAAGTCCCGGTTTAATATGATCCTGGCCAAAATGTTAACTGAGTTCGAAAAAGTAGCTTATAACTCCCTGGAAGAGGGCGCACGGTTATCGCTTCAAAAAAACATTAATGACTGTAAAATGATAGAAGTTAAAGAAAAGTTTGTCATACTGGCCAGGGAGCCGATACCGGAACTAAAAGAACGGTTACGAAAAAAGAGGCGGCCGGGTATTGTTTTTATTGATTCGTTACAATACACCGGATTAACCAAAAAGGAATATTTATCCCTAAAAGAAGAGTTTACCGACGTGCTTTTTATTTTCATAAGCCACGCCAACGGTACAGAACCAAAAGGCAGTGTCGCAGAATTTATACGGTATGATGCTGATATTAAAATCAGGGTAGAAGGTTTTAAAGCGTTTCCAATAAGCCGGTATGGCGGTGGTGAACCTTTTGTAATATGGCCGGAAGCGGCTGCGGAATATTGGAACGACTTAACAAATTAG
- a CDS encoding energy transducer TonB, whose amino-acid sequence MKTTFKLLKKIAAAFCCAACLLLTSAPLSAQGKPKKPSIMPWEDTVYDPGELTKTPEFPGGINGLYSFVGKTYKVPKMSGNMSEKVMIRFIVEPDGTLSNYEILKDPGYGTGEEAIRTMKLSPKWQPGELNTKPVRVQYSMPILIKNKA is encoded by the coding sequence ATGAAAACAACTTTCAAATTACTAAAAAAAATAGCTGCTGCCTTTTGTTGTGCTGCCTGCCTGTTACTCACGTCCGCGCCACTTTCGGCCCAGGGAAAACCCAAAAAACCCAGTATTATGCCTTGGGAAGATACCGTTTACGATCCCGGTGAACTGACAAAAACCCCTGAATTTCCGGGCGGCATCAATGGATTATATTCCTTCGTCGGAAAAACATATAAAGTACCCAAAATGTCTGGTAATATGTCCGAGAAAGTTATGATCCGCTTTATTGTAGAACCAGATGGTACCCTTTCCAATTACGAAATATTGAAGGATCCCGGATACGGCACAGGCGAAGAAGCCATCCGAACGATGAAGTTATCCCCAAAATGGCAACCTGGCGAACTGAATACAAAACCGGTTCGTGTACAATACAGCATGCCAATCCTGATTAAAAATAAAGCCTGA
- a CDS encoding BlaI/MecI/CopY family transcriptional regulator, with the protein MMQLSATEQQLMQHLWKLEKAFMKDLLEAYPDPKPANTTVATLLKRMIDKKFVAYKEYGNSREYYPLVKKTDYFSRHVNGLIKNFFNNSASQFASFFTTETNLTEAELKELQKIIDRQLQKKKA; encoded by the coding sequence ATGATGCAGTTATCCGCAACCGAACAACAATTAATGCAGCACCTCTGGAAACTCGAAAAAGCATTTATGAAAGACCTGCTCGAAGCCTATCCTGATCCCAAACCGGCAAATACGACAGTAGCGACACTGCTGAAACGCATGATTGATAAAAAATTTGTTGCCTATAAAGAATATGGAAATTCGAGAGAATACTATCCTTTGGTCAAAAAAACGGATTACTTCTCCAGGCATGTAAACGGTTTGATTAAAAATTTCTTTAATAATTCCGCTTCCCAGTTCGCTTCTTTCTTTACGACCGAAACCAATTTAACAGAGGCAGAACTGAAAGAACTTCAAAAGATTATCGACAGGCAACTCCAAAAAAAGAAAGCATGA
- a CDS encoding S24 family peptidase: MKEIEAVKNLQDFGDNIGTNKAGISDIKADRKKISVENLINLNEKFPVINIDWLITGKGSMIISYSKKDNSLSHVKEPEPIYNHTPNIVTVDNSGKENIVLVPVKAAAGYLNGFGDPEFIQSLPTYSIPNIQNGVFRMFQVNGHSMYPTLHSGAYVVGQFVENWIKDIKDDRVFILVSKNEGIVIKRCLNRISKYGTIYCKSDNRREYPSFAMAPSEILEVWEFKMALTWELSNPADIYERINDLEAKVNFLESRSK, translated from the coding sequence TTGAAAGAAATTGAAGCAGTAAAGAATTTGCAGGATTTTGGTGATAATATAGGCACCAACAAGGCTGGAATTAGTGATATTAAAGCTGACAGAAAGAAAATAAGTGTCGAAAATTTAATTAATCTAAATGAAAAGTTCCCGGTTATTAATATTGATTGGTTGATTACAGGCAAAGGGAGTATGATAATTTCATACTCCAAAAAAGACAATTCGTTATCGCATGTAAAAGAACCTGAGCCAATATATAATCACACACCAAACATTGTGACCGTCGATAACAGTGGAAAGGAAAATATAGTACTGGTTCCTGTAAAAGCTGCTGCTGGTTATTTGAATGGTTTTGGTGATCCGGAATTTATACAAAGCTTACCTACATATTCAATACCTAATATTCAGAATGGGGTTTTTAGAATGTTTCAGGTTAATGGACATTCAATGTACCCAACCCTACACAGTGGGGCTTATGTGGTAGGCCAATTTGTAGAAAATTGGATAAAGGACATAAAGGACGATCGAGTTTTTATACTTGTGTCCAAAAATGAAGGTATAGTTATTAAGCGTTGTCTGAACCGTATTTCAAAGTATGGTACAATATATTGTAAAAGTGACAATAGGCGCGAATACCCCAGTTTCGCTATGGCACCAAGTGAAATATTAGAAGTATGGGAGTTTAAAATGGCATTAACCTGGGAACTTTCCAATCCTGCTGATATATACGAGAGAATTAACGATTTAGAAGCCAAAGTTAATTTTTTAGAGAGTAGAAGTAAATAA